A single genomic interval of Zunongwangia sp. HGR-M22 harbors:
- a CDS encoding alanine/glycine:cation symporter family protein encodes MESIDKFVADFASAVWGLPLVILLIGGGIFLLIYSKFLPFRYLGHSIDLLKGKYDDPNDPGEISHFQALATALSSTVGMGNIAGVAVAIAVGGPGAVFWLWISAIVGMATKFFTNTLAVMYRGKDTEGKIQGGVMYFITEGLGRNWKFLAIFFSIAGLIGALPIFNVNQLTKAINFILLEPNGIETGNVSNFTIGVILTIITSIVVLGGLYRISRTVSKLVPAMVVLYFISVIAILGINFEQLPQYLSLIFTDAFAANNYHGDPLFGGLLGGLILLGIRRGAFSNEAGIGTATMAHGASKTSQPIREGLVAMLGPAIDTLVVCTLTALTILVTGVWQTSEASGVALTAKAFGDSIPVFGPYLLLICIAAFSISSLFSYSYYGTKCLSFLIGAKHKHYYNYFYIISIMIGATTEQSIILNLIDGFFALMAIPTMISTLILAPRVMKQAKIYFKKYG; translated from the coding sequence ATGGAAAGTATCGACAAGTTTGTCGCTGATTTTGCCTCTGCCGTTTGGGGATTACCTTTGGTAATCTTACTTATTGGTGGTGGAATATTTTTATTGATCTACTCTAAATTTCTTCCGTTTCGTTATTTAGGGCATTCGATTGATCTGTTAAAAGGAAAATATGACGATCCTAATGACCCAGGAGAAATCAGTCATTTTCAAGCTTTAGCCACAGCCTTAAGTAGTACTGTAGGAATGGGAAACATTGCAGGTGTGGCTGTTGCCATCGCAGTTGGTGGTCCTGGAGCTGTTTTTTGGCTATGGATTAGTGCTATCGTAGGAATGGCGACAAAATTTTTCACCAATACACTAGCAGTGATGTATCGCGGCAAGGATACTGAAGGCAAAATTCAGGGTGGCGTAATGTATTTTATTACTGAAGGTCTTGGCCGAAATTGGAAGTTCTTAGCTATCTTTTTTAGTATTGCAGGATTAATTGGCGCGTTACCTATTTTCAATGTAAATCAGCTCACCAAAGCCATCAATTTTATTTTATTGGAGCCTAACGGAATCGAAACAGGCAATGTTTCAAATTTTACCATAGGCGTGATTTTAACCATTATAACTTCTATTGTTGTATTAGGTGGTTTATACCGAATTAGCCGAACGGTTTCCAAACTTGTTCCGGCAATGGTAGTGCTTTATTTTATTTCTGTAATCGCTATTTTGGGAATCAATTTCGAGCAACTTCCACAATATCTATCTTTAATTTTCACCGATGCTTTTGCAGCTAATAACTATCATGGCGATCCACTTTTTGGTGGATTATTAGGAGGTTTAATTTTACTTGGAATACGTAGAGGTGCATTCTCTAACGAGGCCGGTATTGGGACAGCTACGATGGCTCATGGCGCCAGTAAAACCTCACAGCCCATTCGGGAAGGTTTAGTGGCCATGTTGGGACCGGCAATAGATACTTTAGTGGTTTGTACACTTACCGCTCTTACCATTTTGGTTACTGGAGTTTGGCAAACTAGTGAAGCCAGTGGTGTCGCTTTAACCGCCAAAGCATTTGGGGATTCTATACCTGTTTTTGGTCCATACTTACTGCTTATTTGTATTGCAGCTTTTAGTATTTCTTCGCTATTTTCCTATTCCTACTACGGAACAAAATGCCTGTCGTTCCTAATTGGTGCAAAGCATAAACATTATTATAATTACTTTTACATTATTAGTATTATGATTGGCGCCACTACAGAACAAAGTATCATATTGAATTTAATTGATGGTTTTTTTGCACTGATGGCGATTCCTACGATGATTTCTACGCTAATCCTTGCTCCAAGAGTAATGAAACAAGCAAAAATATATTTTAAAAAATATGGCTAA
- a CDS encoding Ppx/GppA phosphatase family protein → MANQNSQSQPTKRIAAVDLGTNSFHAVLVDIYPDGSFRTVNKLKEMVSLAEKGMEDRLSREAMDRGLEALKHIKFLCASHDVEQILAYATSAIREAKNGGDFIKEVADEVGIIVRAISGKMEAEMIGLAIKHSVVIEEEMVLMADIGGGSVEFIIGNQNEFIYYNSLKLGVARMAAAFIDADPIHKKTIKNLEDHFEKELAEVLKLAKKHNVKTIIGSSGTMENIAEMVAKRNDITAKRTLNELTFDSASFLDLYNDFIKLDKKGRLEEKGLEEKRVDIINPGMILLKFLIEQFSIENIKISEGALREGMILNYIDKKKDELHLDLVASFEDPRRRSVFELLRKCNWAKEHSQHVAKFALQLFDEFQADLDLEKSDRDLLEYASLMHDIGYYISHRKHHKHALYLIRYSDLLGFTEDEINIMANVARYHRKSAPKKSHKPYKKLDKKLRKRVKKLSAIIRVADGLDRSHYQNVQNLEIEKTREKINLIITTQSDPELEIWGAMRKTDLLEKLTGKNVDVFQ, encoded by the coding sequence ATGGCCAATCAAAATTCACAATCCCAACCTACCAAAAGGATAGCAGCCGTCGATTTAGGTACAAATTCATTTCATGCAGTTTTAGTAGATATTTATCCCGATGGTAGTTTTCGCACTGTCAATAAATTGAAAGAAATGGTTAGTCTTGCTGAAAAGGGTATGGAAGATCGATTAAGTAGAGAAGCGATGGATCGTGGTCTAGAAGCTTTAAAACATATTAAATTCCTTTGTGCTAGTCATGACGTTGAGCAAATTCTTGCCTATGCTACCAGTGCCATTAGAGAAGCAAAAAATGGAGGTGATTTTATTAAGGAAGTTGCAGATGAAGTAGGTATAATTGTTCGAGCTATATCTGGTAAAATGGAAGCAGAGATGATAGGTCTTGCTATTAAACACAGTGTTGTTATAGAGGAAGAGATGGTTCTTATGGCAGATATTGGTGGCGGGAGTGTTGAGTTCATTATTGGGAATCAGAATGAATTTATCTATTACAATAGTTTGAAACTTGGAGTAGCAAGAATGGCAGCTGCTTTTATCGATGCAGATCCTATTCATAAAAAGACTATTAAGAATTTAGAAGACCATTTTGAAAAAGAATTAGCTGAAGTTCTAAAATTAGCCAAGAAACATAATGTAAAAACTATTATTGGTTCTTCTGGTACAATGGAAAATATTGCGGAAATGGTGGCTAAACGTAACGATATTACTGCAAAACGAACGCTAAATGAACTCACTTTCGATTCAGCGTCTTTTTTAGATTTGTATAATGATTTTATAAAACTTGATAAAAAAGGTAGATTAGAAGAGAAGGGTTTAGAAGAAAAAAGAGTTGATATTATAAATCCCGGAATGATTTTATTGAAATTTTTAATAGAGCAATTTTCTATTGAAAATATCAAAATTTCAGAGGGAGCTTTGCGAGAGGGAATGATTCTAAACTATATCGATAAGAAGAAAGACGAGCTTCATCTAGATCTAGTCGCAAGTTTTGAAGATCCAAGGCGTAGAAGTGTTTTTGAGTTATTGCGTAAATGTAATTGGGCAAAAGAGCATTCCCAACATGTCGCTAAATTTGCGTTACAGCTTTTTGATGAATTTCAGGCAGATCTTGATTTGGAAAAAAGTGATAGAGACCTACTAGAATATGCGAGTTTGATGCACGATATAGGCTATTATATATCTCATCGAAAACATCATAAACACGCGCTTTACTTAATTAGGTATTCAGATTTGCTTGGCTTCACAGAAGATGAGATTAATATTATGGCAAACGTCGCACGTTATCATCGAAAATCGGCGCCAAAGAAAAGCCACAAGCCCTATAAAAAATTAGATAAAAAATTACGAAAGAGAGTTAAAAAACTCTCTGCAATAATAAGAGTGGCCGATGGTTTGGATAGAAGTCACTATCAAAATGTTCAGAATCTGGAAATTGAAAAAACTAGAGAAAAAATCAATCTTATTATTACTACCCAAAGCGATCCAGAATTAGAAATATGGGGAGCAATGCGCAAAACCGATTTACTGGAAAAGTTAACCGGTAAGAATGTAGATGTATTTCAATAA
- the idi gene encoding isopentenyl-diphosphate Delta-isomerase, whose protein sequence is MGTDQVILVNEKDEQIGLMEKIEAHEKALLHRAFSVFVFNNKGELMLQQRALTKYHTPGLWTNTCCSHQREGESNVEAGKRRLMEEMGFTTELKDTISFIYKAPFQNGLTEHEFDHILVGHYDEDPKPNPDEVNAWKWVSLEEVKEDMKANPDVYTEWFKIIFDKYYNHIS, encoded by the coding sequence ATGGGAACAGATCAGGTAATATTAGTGAACGAAAAAGACGAGCAAATCGGCTTGATGGAAAAGATAGAAGCGCACGAGAAAGCATTGCTACATCGTGCATTTTCGGTTTTTGTTTTTAATAATAAAGGAGAGCTGATGTTACAACAGCGAGCGCTTACCAAATATCACACTCCTGGACTGTGGACTAACACGTGTTGCAGTCACCAAAGAGAAGGGGAATCTAACGTAGAAGCCGGGAAACGTCGCTTGATGGAAGAAATGGGTTTTACGACAGAACTTAAAGATACCATTTCTTTTATTTATAAGGCACCATTTCAAAATGGACTCACAGAACACGAATTTGATCATATTTTGGTTGGACATTACGATGAAGACCCTAAACCTAATCCAGATGAAGTAAATGCCTGGAAATGGGTAAGTCTTGAAGAAGTGAAAGAAGATATGAAAGCAAACCCAGATGTTTATACTGAATGGTTTAAAATCATATTCGATAAATATTATAATCATATTTCGTAA
- a CDS encoding peptide chain release factor 3, which produces MKTFQKELRRRRTFGIISHPDAGKTTLTEKLLLFGGAIQEAGAVKSNKIKKGATSDFMEIERQRGISVATSVLAFEYKDIKINILDTPGHKDFAEDTFRTLTAVDSVIVVIDVAKGVEEQTEKLVEVCRMRNIPMIVFINKMDREGKDAFELLDEIEQKLNLTVTPLSYPIGMGYDFKGIYNIWEKNVNLFTGDPRKDIEDTIEISDLSSSELDDLIGSDSADELREELELAQGVYPEFENKAYLEGRLQPVFFGSALNNFGVRELLDCFIDIAPPPRPKESDVRVVEPAEDKFTGFVFKIHANMDPKHRDRLAFIKIVSGKFERNKNYLHVRHGKNLKFSSPNAFFAEKKEIVDTSYAGDIVGLHDTGNFKIGDTLTEGETLNYRGIPSFSPEHFRYINNADPMKSKQLEKGVDQLMDEGVAQLFTLEFNGRKVIGTVGALQFEVIQYRLEHEYGAKCTYENLNVFKATWVEAEDEKSEEFKDFKRVKSKFLAKDKQGQLVFLADSQFSLQMTQQKYPSIKFHFTSEF; this is translated from the coding sequence ATGAAAACTTTTCAGAAAGAATTACGGCGTAGAAGAACCTTTGGTATTATCTCTCACCCAGATGCGGGTAAAACAACGCTTACAGAAAAACTCCTACTTTTTGGAGGTGCAATACAAGAAGCAGGTGCTGTAAAATCGAACAAGATCAAGAAAGGAGCAACCAGTGACTTTATGGAAATCGAGCGGCAACGTGGGATTTCGGTAGCAACTTCGGTTTTAGCATTTGAATATAAAGACATTAAAATTAATATTTTAGACACTCCTGGACACAAGGATTTTGCTGAAGATACTTTTAGAACCTTAACAGCGGTAGACAGTGTAATAGTTGTGATTGATGTTGCAAAAGGTGTTGAGGAACAAACTGAGAAACTGGTTGAAGTTTGCCGTATGCGTAATATCCCAATGATCGTTTTTATCAATAAAATGGATCGTGAAGGTAAGGATGCGTTTGAACTTTTAGATGAAATTGAGCAAAAATTAAATCTAACGGTAACTCCGCTCTCTTATCCAATCGGGATGGGATACGACTTTAAAGGAATCTACAATATTTGGGAAAAGAACGTTAACCTGTTTACAGGCGATCCAAGGAAAGATATCGAAGATACCATAGAAATTTCAGATTTAAGTTCTTCAGAATTAGATGATTTAATTGGTAGTGATTCTGCCGATGAACTTCGTGAAGAATTAGAACTTGCACAAGGTGTTTATCCTGAATTTGAAAATAAAGCTTACTTAGAAGGTCGCTTGCAACCAGTATTTTTTGGTTCGGCTTTAAATAATTTTGGTGTACGTGAACTACTGGATTGTTTTATCGATATTGCTCCGCCTCCAAGACCAAAAGAAAGTGATGTGCGTGTGGTAGAACCTGCTGAAGATAAATTCACCGGATTTGTATTTAAAATCCATGCCAACATGGATCCTAAACATCGTGACCGCCTGGCGTTTATTAAAATCGTATCTGGAAAGTTCGAAAGAAATAAAAACTACCTACACGTTCGTCATGGCAAAAATCTAAAATTCTCTAGTCCCAATGCATTTTTTGCTGAAAAGAAAGAGATTGTAGATACTTCTTACGCAGGAGATATTGTTGGACTTCATGACACCGGAAACTTTAAAATTGGTGATACGCTTACCGAAGGGGAAACTTTAAATTACCGCGGGATCCCAAGTTTCTCACCAGAACATTTTAGATATATCAACAATGCCGATCCTATGAAATCTAAGCAATTAGAGAAAGGTGTAGATCAATTGATGGACGAAGGTGTTGCGCAGTTATTTACTTTAGAATTTAATGGCCGTAAAGTAATAGGAACCGTAGGAGCGCTTCAGTTTGAAGTAATCCAATACCGATTAGAACACGAATACGGTGCGAAATGTACTTACGAAAACCTGAATGTTTTTAAAGCAACCTGGGTAGAAGCTGAAGATGAAAAGAGTGAAGAATTTAAAGATTTTAAACGTGTAAAATCCAAATTCTTGGCTAAAGATAAACAAGGACAATTGGTGTTTTTAGCCGATTCTCAATTCTCATTACAAATGACACAGCAAAAATATCCATCTATTAAATTCCATTTCACTTCGGAATTTTAA
- the rpoC gene encoding DNA-directed RNA polymerase subunit beta', whose protein sequence is MARNNDKNTVQRFNKISIGLASPESILAESRGEVLKPETINYRTHKPERDGLFCERIFGPVKDYECACGKYKRIRYKGIVCDRCGVEVTEKKVRRDRVGHINLVVPVAHIWYFRSLPNKIGYLLGLPSKKLDMIIYYERYVVIQAGNAKNEDGEPLKKMDFLTEEEYLNILDELPQENQYLEDSDPNKFIAKMGAECLIEILKRIDLNELSYELRHKANNETSKQRKTEALKRLQVVEALRDANKNRENLPEWMIMKVIPVIPPELRPLVPLDGGRFATSDLNDLYRRVIIRNNRLKRLMEIKAPEVILRNEKRMLQESVDSLFDNTRKSSAVKTDSNRPLKSLSDSLKGKQGRFRQNLLGKRVDYSARSVIVVGPELKMFECGLPKNMAAELYKPFVIRKLIERGIVKTVKSAKKIIDKKEPVVWDILENVLKGHPILLNRAPTLHRLGIQAFQPKLIEGKAIQLHPLACTAFNADFDGDQMAVHLPLGPEAILEAQLLMLASHNILNPANGSPITVPSQDMVLGLYYMTKLKRSTEEETVLGEGLTFYSAEEVVIAYNQNKVDLNAPIKIRAKDYNEEGKLVYQIIESTVGRVLFNETVPEVAGYINEVLTKKSLREIIGNILKLTSVPETSEFLDKIKSLGYGFAFRGGLSFSLGDIIIPAEKQTMIDEANEQVEGIIGNYNMGLITNNERYNQVIDIWTSTNAGLTELAMKRIREDKQGFNSVFMMLDSGARGSKEQIRQLTGMRGLMAKPKKSNSGGGEIIENPILSNFKEGLSILEYFISTHGARKGLADTALKTADAGYLTRRLVDVSQDVIVNEEDCGTLRGVEVKPLKKNEEIVESLGERILGRISLNDVYNPSTDELIVESGAEITEDIVKAIENAPIESVEVRSPLTCEAKKGICVNCYGRNLATNKLVQRGEAVGVVAAQSIGEPGTQLTLRTFHVGGIAGNISEENKLITKFSGIAEIDDLKVVKGEAPDGSTSDIVISRTAEIKVKDKKTGVVLSTNNIPYGSEIFIEDGVEIAEGTTVCQWDPYNGVIISEFAGKIKYENIEQGVTYQVEIDEQTGFQEKVISESRNKKLIPTLHILGKKDEVIRSYNLPVGAHLMVDNAEKIGVGKILVKIPRKSSKAGDITGGLPRVTELFEARNPSNPAVVSEIDGVVSFGKIKRGNREIIVESKLGEIKKYLVKLSNQILVQENDYVRAGMPLSDGSITPEDILNIKGPNAVQQYLVNEVQEVYRLQGVKINDKHFEVVVRQMMRKVRIVDPGDTIFLENQLVHKSDFIEENDKIFGMKVIEDAGESENLKPGQIVSLRELRDENSTLRREDKNLATARDVVAATATPVLQGITRASLQTKSFISAASFQETTKVLNEAAVSGKIDALEGLKENVIVGHRIPAGTGMRKYDSIIVGSKEEFDEMLEKKQEVNYN, encoded by the coding sequence ATGGCTAGAAATAATGATAAGAATACAGTACAGAGATTTAATAAAATCTCTATCGGTTTAGCTTCTCCCGAGTCTATCCTCGCAGAATCTCGTGGTGAAGTTCTTAAACCGGAAACTATCAATTATCGTACGCACAAACCCGAGCGTGACGGATTGTTCTGTGAGCGTATTTTTGGTCCTGTAAAGGATTACGAATGTGCCTGTGGAAAATATAAAAGAATACGTTACAAAGGGATCGTTTGTGACCGTTGTGGTGTAGAGGTAACAGAAAAGAAAGTACGTAGAGACCGTGTTGGGCACATTAATTTGGTAGTTCCTGTAGCTCATATCTGGTATTTCCGTTCTTTACCAAATAAGATTGGTTATTTATTAGGCCTTCCTTCTAAGAAATTAGATATGATTATTTACTACGAAAGATACGTAGTAATCCAGGCCGGTAATGCTAAAAATGAAGATGGAGAGCCTTTAAAGAAAATGGATTTCTTAACTGAAGAAGAGTATCTTAATATACTGGATGAACTTCCTCAGGAAAATCAATATTTAGAAGACAGTGACCCAAATAAGTTTATCGCTAAGATGGGAGCTGAATGTCTAATCGAAATTCTTAAGAGAATTGATCTTAATGAACTTTCTTATGAATTAAGACATAAAGCAAATAACGAAACTTCTAAGCAACGTAAAACGGAGGCTTTAAAACGTCTTCAGGTTGTAGAAGCACTTCGTGACGCAAATAAAAACCGTGAGAATTTACCGGAATGGATGATTATGAAAGTAATCCCGGTTATTCCACCAGAATTAAGACCTCTTGTACCTTTAGATGGTGGTCGTTTCGCAACTTCAGATCTTAATGATCTTTATAGAAGGGTGATTATTCGTAACAACCGTTTAAAGCGTTTAATGGAAATTAAAGCTCCAGAAGTTATTTTACGTAATGAAAAGCGTATGCTTCAGGAGTCTGTAGATTCATTATTTGATAATACAAGAAAGTCTTCCGCAGTAAAAACTGATTCTAACCGTCCACTTAAATCTCTTTCAGATTCGTTGAAAGGTAAGCAAGGGCGTTTCCGTCAAAACTTACTTGGTAAGCGTGTGGATTATTCAGCACGTTCTGTAATTGTTGTGGGACCAGAGCTTAAAATGTTCGAATGTGGTCTTCCAAAGAACATGGCGGCAGAACTTTACAAACCTTTCGTAATTAGAAAATTAATCGAAAGAGGAATTGTGAAAACTGTAAAATCTGCGAAAAAGATTATAGATAAAAAAGAGCCGGTAGTATGGGATATCTTAGAGAACGTTCTTAAGGGGCATCCAATATTACTAAACCGTGCTCCTACGCTTCACCGATTAGGTATTCAGGCATTTCAGCCTAAATTAATCGAGGGTAAAGCAATACAATTACACCCATTAGCTTGTACGGCATTCAACGCCGATTTTGATGGGGATCAAATGGCGGTTCACTTACCATTAGGACCAGAGGCTATTTTAGAGGCGCAACTTTTAATGTTGGCTTCTCACAATATTCTTAACCCTGCAAATGGTTCGCCAATTACAGTACCTTCTCAGGATATGGTTCTAGGTCTTTATTATATGACCAAGCTTAAGCGATCTACAGAAGAAGAGACTGTACTGGGTGAAGGATTAACATTCTATTCTGCTGAAGAAGTAGTAATAGCTTATAATCAAAATAAAGTAGATCTTAATGCTCCAATTAAAATTAGAGCAAAAGATTACAACGAGGAAGGAAAACTTGTTTACCAAATTATAGAATCTACAGTTGGTAGAGTTTTATTTAATGAAACTGTACCAGAGGTTGCTGGATATATTAATGAGGTACTAACTAAAAAATCTCTTCGTGAGATTATTGGTAATATTCTTAAGTTAACTAGTGTTCCTGAAACTTCAGAATTCCTAGATAAGATTAAGTCTCTTGGATATGGATTTGCATTCCGCGGTGGATTGTCTTTTAGTTTAGGTGATATTATTATCCCTGCTGAAAAACAAACAATGATTGATGAAGCGAATGAGCAGGTAGAAGGAATTATTGGTAACTATAACATGGGTCTTATTACCAATAACGAGCGTTACAATCAGGTAATTGATATCTGGACATCTACCAATGCCGGTCTTACTGAATTAGCGATGAAGCGAATTCGTGAAGATAAGCAAGGGTTTAACTCGGTGTTTATGATGCTTGATTCTGGAGCTCGTGGATCTAAAGAGCAGATTCGTCAGCTTACCGGTATGCGTGGTCTTATGGCTAAGCCTAAAAAATCTAACTCTGGTGGAGGTGAAATTATTGAAAACCCAATTCTTTCTAACTTTAAAGAAGGTCTTTCAATTTTAGAATACTTTATCTCTACTCACGGTGCTCGTAAAGGTCTTGCGGATACGGCTCTTAAAACTGCCGATGCAGGATACTTAACCCGTCGTTTGGTAGATGTTTCTCAAGATGTAATTGTAAATGAAGAAGACTGTGGAACATTAAGAGGGGTAGAAGTTAAGCCGCTTAAAAAGAATGAGGAAATCGTAGAATCTCTTGGAGAAAGAATTCTAGGACGTATTTCTTTAAATGATGTTTACAATCCAAGTACCGATGAGCTAATCGTTGAGTCTGGAGCAGAAATTACTGAAGATATTGTAAAGGCAATAGAAAATGCACCTATAGAAAGTGTAGAAGTACGTTCTCCTCTTACCTGTGAAGCTAAAAAAGGTATTTGTGTTAATTGTTACGGTCGTAACCTTGCTACAAATAAACTTGTTCAAAGAGGTGAAGCTGTAGGTGTAGTAGCTGCTCAGTCTATCGGTGAGCCAGGTACACAGCTTACACTGCGTACCTTCCACGTTGGGGGTATTGCCGGAAACATTTCTGAAGAAAACAAGCTTATTACTAAGTTTAGTGGTATTGCTGAAATTGATGATCTTAAAGTAGTAAAAGGAGAAGCTCCAGATGGTAGCACTTCAGATATTGTAATTTCACGTACAGCAGAAATTAAAGTAAAAGATAAGAAAACAGGTGTTGTTTTAAGTACTAACAATATTCCTTACGGTTCTGAAATCTTTATAGAAGATGGTGTAGAGATTGCTGAGGGTACTACAGTATGTCAATGGGATCCATATAATGGTGTAATTATCTCTGAATTTGCTGGAAAGATCAAATACGAAAATATAGAACAAGGTGTTACTTATCAGGTTGAAATCGATGAGCAAACAGGATTCCAAGAAAAAGTAATTTCTGAATCTCGTAATAAAAAGCTTATCCCAACCTTGCATATTTTAGGTAAGAAAGACGAGGTAATTCGTTCTTATAACTTACCGGTAGGTGCTCACCTTATGGTGGATAATGCTGAAAAAATTGGAGTTGGTAAGATTTTGGTTAAAATTCCTCGTAAATCATCTAAAGCAGGTGATATTACCGGTGGTCTGCCAAGGGTAACTGAGCTTTTTGAAGCGCGTAATCCATCTAACCCGGCTGTAGTTTCAGAAATTGATGGTGTAGTATCATTTGGTAAAATTAAGCGTGGTAACCGCGAAATTATCGTGGAATCTAAACTTGGTGAGATCAAAAAATACTTAGTAAAACTGTCTAACCAGATCTTAGTACAGGAAAATGATTATGTTCGTGCTGGTATGCCATTATCTGATGGATCTATTACTCCAGAAGATATCTTGAATATCAAGGGGCCAAACGCAGTACAACAATATCTCGTTAACGAAGTACAGGAAGTATATCGACTACAAGGGGTGAAAATTAACGATAAGCACTTTGAGGTTGTAGTACGTCAAATGATGCGTAAAGTAAGAATCGTTGATCCAGGAGATACAATTTTCCTTGAAAACCAACTTGTGCATAAATCTGACTTTATTGAAGAGAACGATAAAATCTTCGGAATGAAAGTTATCGAAGACGCTGGTGAATCTGAAAACTTGAAACCAGGACAAATCGTATCTTTAAGAGAGCTTAGAGATGAGAACTCGACACTTAGAAGAGAAGATAAGAATCTGGCTACAGCTAGAGACGTTGTTGCAGCAACTGCAACACCGGTTCTACAAGGTATTACCAGAGCATCACTTCAAACTAAGTCATTTATCTCTGCGGCATCCTTCCAGGAGACAACTAAAGTATTAAACGAAGCTGCTGTAAGCGGTAAGATCGATGCTCTAGAAGGTCTTAAAGAGAATGTAATTGTAGGACATAGAATTCCTGCAGGTACAGGTATGCGTAAATACGATAGCATCATAGTTGGTTCTAAAGAAGAATTTGACGAAATGCTAGAGAAAAAGCAAGAAGTAAATTACAATTAA
- a CDS encoding 6-pyruvoyl trahydropterin synthase family protein, protein MRLTVHRKAHFNAAHRLFKKGWSDEKNFEVFGKCSNPNYHGHNYELTVSVTGEIDPETGFVMDLKRLKDLIYTEVETPFDHKNLNVEVEEFKSLNPTAENIAVVIWNKLRDKLRENLDLQVTLYETPRNFVTYKGE, encoded by the coding sequence ATGAGGCTAACGGTACATAGAAAAGCTCATTTTAACGCGGCACATAGACTTTTTAAAAAAGGATGGAGTGACGAAAAGAATTTTGAAGTTTTTGGAAAATGCAGTAATCCCAATTATCATGGGCATAACTACGAGCTTACCGTATCGGTTACCGGAGAGATTGATCCTGAAACTGGTTTTGTGATGGATCTTAAGCGATTGAAGGATCTTATTTATACCGAAGTGGAAACCCCATTTGATCATAAAAACTTGAATGTTGAGGTGGAAGAATTTAAAAGTTTAAATCCAACTGCTGAAAATATTGCGGTAGTGATCTGGAATAAATTGCGTGATAAATTAAGAGAGAATTTAGATCTTCAGGTAACTTTATACGAAACACCACGCAATTTTGTGACGTATAAAGGCGAATAA
- a CDS encoding DUF3467 domain-containing protein, with protein MSEEKKPKQGQINIELDEAVAEGTYSNLAIINHSVSEFVVDFVNIMPGKPKSKVKSRIILTPQHAKRFLKALADNVERFEKQHGEIKDYEKTPIPMNFGPTGQA; from the coding sequence ATGAGTGAAGAAAAGAAGCCAAAACAAGGCCAGATTAATATTGAATTAGACGAAGCTGTAGCAGAGGGAACCTATTCCAATCTTGCGATTATCAACCATTCGGTTTCAGAATTTGTAGTCGATTTTGTAAATATTATGCCTGGGAAACCTAAAAGCAAAGTAAAAAGTAGAATTATCCTTACACCGCAGCATGCGAAACGATTTTTAAAAGCATTGGCAGATAATGTAGAACGGTTCGAAAAGCAGCATGGTGAAATAAAAGATTACGAGAAAACACCAATACCTATGAATTTTGGTCCTACAGGACAAGCTTAG